Proteins encoded together in one Glandiceps talaboti chromosome 11, keGlaTala1.1, whole genome shotgun sequence window:
- the LOC144442545 gene encoding uncharacterized protein LOC144442545: MKLYVLTLFLVGVMARAPPNDNDVLAELSRRMEQLEVELQEVKSENSQLRSMLAIQQTKTGKTASNDDDMIDNAINVKEENKDLKRRLNAEETKVTRLSEKQKELQKRMSNVERQVSADNDGTIARNTDAEDIIRKSELLIKQLTAIQNETSKKCAFSAVRTRVMYGITGTPQTITYDIQHANKGKDFDIDTGIFTCEVPGIYYFSFTMRSYAGAYIGVNLVQRLAEDETGNDITSEVAMLTDPDNINDEREIMQTQSVMLDLDIGDQVWLQLGPNDQFRIHSNSQKYITFNGFILYPNYV, translated from the exons ATGAAACTTTACGTGTTGACGCTATTTCTTGTTGGAGTCATGGCGAGAGCGCCCCCTAACGACAACGATGTTTTAGCTGAACTTAGTCGTCGTATGGAACAACTGGAAGTTGAGTTGCAAGAAGTGAAGTCCGAAAACTCTCAGCTGCGATCCATGTTAGCGATTCAGCAAACAAAGACTGGAAAAACagccagtaatgatgatgacatGATCGACAACGCCATCAACGTCAAAGAAGAGAATAAGGACTTGAAGAGGCGGTTGAATGCAGAAGAAACCAAAGTTACCAGGCTATCGGAGAAGCAGAAGGAACTCCAAAAGCGAATGTCCAACGTAGAGAGACAAGTTTCTGCTGATAACGACGGGACTATAGCTCGGAACACTGACGCTGAAGATATTATAAGGAAAAGTGAACTACTTATCAAGCAGCTAACTGCGATACAGAATGAAA CTTCAAAAAAGTGTGCTTTCTCGGCTGTAAGAACGAGAGTTATGTATGGTATAACGGGAACACCTCAAACAATTACCTACGACATCCAGCATGCCAACAAAGGGAAGGACTTTGACATCGACACCGGCATCTTTACGTGCGAAGTGCCAGGCATCTATTATTTCTCCTTCACCATGCGGTCCTATGCCGGTGCATATATTGGTGTCAATCTAGTACAAAGATTAGCCGAGGACGAAACGGGGAATGATATTACGTCGGAGGTCGCTATGTTAACAGATCCGGATAATATCAATGATGAAAGAGAAATCATGCAAACCCAGAGTGTAATGTTAGATCTAGATATTGGAGATCAAGTGTGGTTGCAGCTCGGTCCTAACGATCAGTTTAGAATCCACAGTAATTCACAAAAATACATCACTTTCAATGGCTTTATTCTTTATCCCAATTATGTATAG